Within Spinacia oleracea cultivar Varoflay chromosome 4, BTI_SOV_V1, whole genome shotgun sequence, the genomic segment TTTTGATCATTTTTTCGATAACGTATTATGTTTGTATCACGCATAATTTTAAGCACTCGCGTTTCGATCACATGTCGTgttttgatcatgttttgtgcTGTGTTTGATCACAACTTCAAGCATCAAACTAAAAAGAACATCAAACCTGTTAATAAGCCTGAccaataacattcaaatgctaggTACAAATTTAGCCAATTTTAGGCAAAGACAACATCAAACCTGCCCATTTAATTGCATTGTTCAAACAACAGCAAAAGTGAAGCTGATATTGTGCACAAGTGAAGCTGATATTGTATCTAAGTTAATGAATTATACATAATCTTGCAAAAACGAACAAAAACTAATAGCAAGATCTTCAAGGCAGCTTCATTTCTCAAGATATTCAAGGCAGCTTCAAGGCAACAATGTACTTGAGTTTAATGCAAGTCAATTCCCCTGATTGACGGTTGATCCTTGGCTACATGGCTGACTATTATTACGAGTCACTCGTCCTTGTGTCTGAAAAAAATCAAGGACAATGTTATGTAGATTAAATAAGTTACACAGGCTGAATATATAAGTAATAAACAATCTAATTAACCACTTACATTGGTGATAGCAGATCCATCAGATGCAATGAATACACCGGCTCCTTGCGGTACATAACCTCTTCCCCTGCCACCACCTGCACCCCTACCATCACCTGCACCTCTGTCACCAGTTGTACCCCTGCCACCACCTgtataatacctcgtatttttataatatttataaatatattttattatatttataagcattttacgatttttggaatttatttcgtatttaaatattatttaaatgtattttaattaattagaatatttattattttaattaattacgaaacgaatttaattttcgagtcggaaaatttaatgggtcgcaagtaattttaaaggtttgggttttaaatgaaaagtccaattcgtttattaaacgagcccaatcaaaagaatttaattcaaagctctaagctagcccaatcatttaattccctaagcccaattctaatttcctaagtcTAGCCCATTAGAAattgggagcctataaataggactcccctcattaaatgatcccccttaatttcataaaccctcttttgctttcttgccccacactcctcttcctctcctctctctcttgtGCCGGCTCACCCGCACACCCACACACGAGCACTCGGTGCCCTGTGTGCCGTGTCGTGCCTTGTGCACTCGCTGCCCGCACACCCTCGCCCACTCCTCTCTTGCCCGCAGCTCGCAGCGAGCACTCGTTGTGCCCTGCGCTGCTGTTGTGCCTCTGCTGTTGCTGTGTGTCTTGCGGCACGCCAGCCCCTCGTCCCTCGTCCCTCTCGCTCTCGTCTCTCTTGCGCGCCCAGCGCCAGCCCCTCGTCCCTCTTGCTGCGCGCTAGTCTCGCGCCCCTCGTCCCTCATCCCGCTCGTTGCTGCCCCTGCTCGTCGCCCctgccgcgcgcacacacgattgtgtgtgtgtgtgttgtttttgttcgtgtgttcaattctttcgcctaatcacattaattcgtggttgttccgtgctataggccggattggtataattctcttcttccttgccaattctatttcaattccgtattttaaattataatactattattgttttgaataattaaaatgctgggaatcggttatgaacaccgtgctttgaggatttatgtgttgtgtttcattaggcttgttttaattattaaagcatgaattttcagattcgtttatttaataaagaattgatttttatgatgttaaattggttttattgggattttcaagttagggttttaacctagatctaatgagtcaattgattagcataattaggtgatgattttaattatgataatcaattatattttcagatttatataaaggcttaaagtgttgatttttattgattttaaaggcggaaaaaatatgttttcatactagggattggttttgcaaattgagacgattattttattaaagaacgattgaattctaaagtttaaacaaggtttaagattttataaagttgctggaaatttaatgaacatggaaataatttaagtttcattattttggtgataggaggtgatttctaagtgagtgctcgtattgcaaagtggcccctacgcttaggtattcaaggtacgtacaagtctagggcgaccacaccatttgtcaagagaattgcatgattttgtcgatgtgaattatattatgtggattcatgtttattttggtgaacgatcatgtgaattatgatgttggatttattggattaattgttgaacaagcatgttgggattattatgagtatggatttcattgtcaatcatgttgttcaatatttatgcatgtatggtttgtttcacatgcaagggatggattatttattattatgctattgtacgggatgtctaggatacttttgagccaattattcgtacctcgttgtactatttattttaccacatgtgaaggctTAACTCaggtaagccaccgcacatgtagggttcagttgggaatattatatgaaatgaattaggatttatcgtgcaagggcacaaccctcatgttaatgggcatgatgtggaatctcacttttgtgagaagaaacttggtagtaatttcacaagtgtcttactttgttgatcacaagtcctaaggcattaaaataagatttttttggttgttgtttattcattgtatgtttgtatgttgttgagtctcgagttcgcctttaataaaatattaataaacgtaaagtgcaaccagaacaagcttcaaaactcttggaacgtatataccttgagtatgaacaatggggggagacttgccggaaagcttgatctcctactaatgatacaagacgttgtttcatttatattatgcgcaggaattccgtcggtatggcccgacactctgtatggcccgattttattatttattatttggtgtatggttggctcccatcacccttcctttatggaatattcttttgtcccgttcgaagcttattctaattaaattgtgagtcaagagtcgagccttgtattcatgatttgtttgttaattattaaatgacttttgcatgttgattagtacttagtgagtgatgtgtgtttatagttttgtttcactctattcttgtaagtactcagcttttgctgactacgtgctttgtgtttttTAGTCATGGCCGGccgcctttgccttaatgaccctatgatgatctatcatttgcacttgcattgatggggagtagaataatatagcaggttggtagatcgaaatcatgtggcttgggatgattgagagagttgcatgctttcttactttgaaactattttaattatactttaattatgtttgaattcgttgaacttttatactttggtttttgggccgtcatggtctcaatttgtaggaggcctcgataatttattatttatgtttttgaaaagttagttgacattaaattccgctgcgtaattctggtaatagccttaaccgttatcacagtggcagtaatactttagtaattcctttattttaagttggaaaataattttataaaagcaaggaattattagggtgttacaaagtggtatactagagcttagtttcattccttctttgtagtaagcaatactacaaagtggtaatgcagaactttaggatttttaaatattatttttcctaaagtcaaaacgtattattttgagtactcaatattttaaaggtcaaataccaattattttgtgTCGTTTggaatgagttgaaaagtttggattattatttaattaaattaatttttccgaattctttttttttatttttttttgaaattttcgaatttaattcaaattatttttattattttcggattttcttttatttaaatatccgaatttattttatttatttatttattcgaaaatttttcgaaattttttttaatttaattttcggattcttttttcttctttttttttttttgtaattatccgaaattaatttatttacttaattaataattcttattaattttcgattttaatttttataatttcaactaagttaggagttatttcttaattaatttcgaaaattaatattattttcaagtgaggaatgggtagattaagaagggcatattagtttaagaatgcattttatgtgacaatgtgatttattaattgccatgtatatgttttaaccatgttttatcttgctttatgtgattatttgcatcataattcatgttgagcatatacttgtgcattgaaattctatggctccacgaactatttattgtatcatttttgggttggaatttctatgggaacgcgttagtaagactttctagttgtgaattttcaggaattaaggatgctaccttctaagttcaccagtctaggatacctagagaagatggataacgagactcctcacatgtatgtccagaaaatcgtgtttgcttgcaactattttgcttcGACGaaggatatgccccaccttaggcacaaggatatgatggctagtatggttattcattgttttccccataagaacccttacatagaccttaagaacaagttcagtgacatgcattttaatgatggtacccctaattggtacaaatatgggactggagatggtaggtggaagtatgacaCTGAGGTTCtcactactatcttagaggttgcggagaatagctatgaggatgggaagtactctgtgggtctaggtatgggctatggaggaatagaaagtgatggtgaggatggcatgatccatgatgagcaagctaatgatgttgaggaggacaatgatgatgatgatgatgtagtggagattgaaaatcctaatcctatagttcctgaaccaacaattAAGATATGTAGTGGATCtgaggatgagcttgaagagaacaatgtggttgatagtgagccacaaaaGGATGATGAGTCGATGGATGAAGACtttgatccggaagaagacttggatgatcctaatgatcaagactttactccagagcaatacaaggaaagaaatgatcgtcgtgatgacattagtctttagagaaatacaatccttagttatttatttttcgttgaataatatgttaggttatgattcatatgacattacatagatcatgcggaaacaaccattaacccaggacaacatattatttacacataatcatatagcataatttagatgcatactctttgttgcgtgccctccctagctgcgcccgaaccgaacaagaacaagtctttaggactccaagtgttgtccctccgtagatagtccacagcacgtccggatccgccttaagattgaccaactagaatcgcccttaaggtactagaaaatttcggcacttttatgagcaagatgtgtgttttaattttctctcaaaaaactcacttttgaatactttgaaactcgttataaattgtgagccctagcctcatatttataggggtatggaaagggaatcgaaatcctattcagatacaaattaattaaacctagaatcctacaagaactctaatttaattaatttatcaaatagaattaggaatttaatcattaaccgaactctgcatgttttaggaaacgtgcacgaacacaaacacttgcacacacacgcacggcagccacgatgggcccccatgcgtgcgcgcgagcagcagcccacgcagcgcccgcgcgcgctgcgcgctgcgcgtgctgcgcagcctgctgggcctggccctgcgctgggcctggcgtggctgtttgtgcggcgcgcttggcttgctgggcgatggcctggcttcgtgctgggcctcgtccggcaggcctcgtccgatgcttattcgtacgatgcgcttccgattaaattttccgattccggaattcatttccgatacgaacaatatttaatatttccgattccggaattaatttccgtttcgaacaaatatttaatatttccgtttccggaattattttccgattccgataatatttccgattctgacaatatttccgtttccggcaatatttccgattctggcaatatttccatttccgataatattttccgatacgtaccatgtttccgtttccggcaacatctacgacttggataatatttatatttccgatacgatccatatttccgtttccggtaatatcatcgtttccggagtattcatttcttgcccgtgacgatcttagctcccactgaaaccaagatccgtcggttctgaatattcatagatggagtatttaatgccattaaatacttgatccgtttacgtactatttgtgtgaccctacgggttcagtcaagagtaagctgtggattaatatcattaattccacttgaactgaagcggcctctagctaggcattcagctcacttgatctcactgaattattaacttgttaattaatactgaaccgcatttattagacttaacatagaatgcatacttggaccaagggcattatttccttcagtctctcacttgtccttagggacaagtgtgcatttcctaattcctttgtcgctcgatgcttgctcttgaacataaggtaagagttgtcatccttattatgtccagaggtgttcctcggtttcagagttcaactgatcaaataaatagataatcatagcctatgattcatccgagcacggccatgcatttcacagtttctagctctccgagtggccttgtacaacttttaagcatctcatcccgatttatgggaggacaatcccaatcttgcgatcttgagattagacttcgtttgataggtgattacctgagcgttgcctttatagcctccttttacggtgcgacggttggtcaacgtcaaagcaaccagttctcaaacaagtaatctcaaatcactcaggtattgaggatttagtgtctaataatttaatgaaatttactcatgacagattttcatctcttacagtaaagtttcataggtcttgtccgatactagtcttcccaaagtaagtatctatgcaaatgattatgacattgccatgtccacatagttcaagaaacagaactactagtcatcttgcattctagtcgtctaacgttttctatgcgtccaattttatagaaaactccgaatagggaccattttcaacctttgactttcaatttcacttgatagacatttcttagtcacaggactggtcctgacagtctatcttgaatatatcgtcaaatttgaagggactcatcatttaatactaaaccaagattaaatggaatatgaaaatacctttcatatatgataaatgttcaaccccaatgttttataaccatgggcctcaaacccatcttctaaaacaattcatggaattcaaagctatgcttgatttccagtgctacaacgtgagtgttgcttctcacttgttgcataggtttagttatcatgctttgccaatcttaatatccttttcatcgaatgttcttcgagatatgatgataagatcttttcgagtttgtttattatgtgatctagtctttcttacttcgatggtggttttactcattttgcaatgaagaaccatcaagttagcagacgtttttcttgcttcaagagtggttctacgcatttttcaatgaagaaccatcaagccagcagataggtgatctacccaagttcagtgaagaactttaaacaaccctgttttattgcttcttaggcaataattacttttacttcaactgtataggttgctagtgatgctttgtttggatttacctatccaagcagttcatagatatgtggaagactctccaactatatcttagaacatagaaattatcattttaatttctcacgcaacaactcatggtctccaatccatgttgccatttcaaaacacgatgctctatagctcgtccttatcaatggttaactccaaagggtcttgcttgatcctttgccagtgtttatgcgtgtagcatcaatatttagcatatctttatttccttgaatcaagaactattcctatgtactttttcaagtaccataagtattcttgatctcaacctagttgatcttcacttagatcaatagagattggtatatgttcgtcatgcctaaagtcatacgatacgtttttggcgatcctcatattatatcatacatgataaattctttttcagaataattcccaattgaattctattcatgtaattttagctcattcaatttcagcagatactgaatccagctaaattctttgacatataatataggtttaagaatctcatttagactctttgatgtttaacttagtaaatgcttatacatagttcaaacatcctttacttagatttattcacatgggtcgaatatctcccatggagactttcgtgtttgatttagtaaatgccattacttaatccaaaacattaatataagatctttgtaaatagatcttaatacccagtatgtactaagtttcgccttggtccatcattgatgaataatttcaaatctaagtcattagcatttgaatgttatttcacaatagagagatatgtgtgtgatacacataggaccaattaagttttaagtactcccactaaacttcttatatatctataagaatcatgtatattttatgaaacta encodes:
- the LOC110783781 gene encoding uncharacterized protein — its product is MVVGGRGSRGGAGGGRGSVGVGRGGTGGGRGSAGFGRGFGGGRGSGGSVVGRGGAGGGRGTTGDRGAGDGRGAGGGRGRGYVPQGAGVFIASDGSAITNTQGRVTRNNSQPCSQGSTVNQGN